In Salvelinus sp. IW2-2015 unplaced genomic scaffold, ASM291031v2 Un_scaffold2039, whole genome shotgun sequence, one genomic interval encodes:
- the LOC112072780 gene encoding RCC1 and BTB domain-containing protein 2, with the protein MLDVGKWPVFALLPPEELRLIRQACVFGSAANEALYVTVNDEVFALGTNCSGCLGLGDLQSTIEPRRIDVLCGKKIVSLSYGTGPHVVIATADGEVFAWGHNGYSQLGNGTTNHGLTPAQVSTNLLNKRVTEVACGSHHTIALTTDGEVFAWGYNNSGQVGSGSTANQPTPRRVSSCLQNKVVVNIACGQLCSMAVLDNGETYGWGYNCNGQLGLGNNGNQQTPCRIAALQGVNIIQVTCGYAHTLALTDEGFIYAWGANSYGQLGTGNKSNQAVPTLINTDKER; encoded by the exons ATGCTGGACGTGGGGAAGTGGCCAGTGTTTGCTCTCCTGCCTCCAGAGGAACTGCGTCTGATACGACAGGCCTGTGTGTTCGGCAGCGCTGCCAACGAAGCCCTCTATGTCACCGTCAACGATGAG GTGTTTGCCCTGGGCACCAACTGTAGTGGCTGTCTGGGTCTGGGGGACCTGCAGAGTACCATAGAGCCCCGCAGGATCGACGTGCTATGTGGGAAGAAGATAGTCTCTCTGAGCTACGGAACAGGACCACATGTAGTCATCGCTACTGCCG ATGGAGAGGTGTTTGCCTGGGGACACAACGGCTACAGCCAGCTGGGCAATGGGACCACCAACCACGGCTTGACCCCAGCCCAGGTCTCCACTAACCTGCTCAACAAGAGRGTGACGGAGGTGGCCTGTGGCTCTCACCACACCATCGCCCTCACTACCGACGGAGAG GTGTTTGCATGGGGCTACAACAACTCTGGCCAGGTGGGGTCAGGGTCGACGGCCAACCAGCCCACGCCACGCCGGGTCAGCAGCTGCCTGCAGAACAAAGTAGTGGTTAATATCGCCTGTGGTCAGCTCTGTTCCATGGCTGTGCTGGACAATGGAGAG ACCTATGGTTGGGGCTATAACTGTAACGGGCAGCTTGGTCTGGGCAACAATGGGAACCAGCAGACCCCGTGTAGGATCGCAGCTCTACAGGGAGTCAACATTATACAG GTTACTTGTGGCTACGCCCATACGCTGGCGCTGACAGACGAGGGCTTTATTTACGCTTGGGGGGCCAACTCTTACGGGCAGCTGGGGACAGGCAACAAGAGTAACCAGGCTGTCCCCACACTCATCAACACAGACAAGGAGAGGTGA
- the LOC112072779 gene encoding cysteinyl leukotriene receptor 2: MEDGNVSSNCSISMFKHRVYPPIYLVIFLLGLTFNLVSLWFFVGVWRSKKRFTPVNLYMVNLLVSDLMLVCSLPLRAFYYFMESSWVFGDIACRVMSYIFYINMYGSIYFLMVLSVVRFVAITQPYRYMSMQNSRNSWLVCILVWLLVSLASIPMLTSGTVIDASGRTRCLELNPEYKLIQIRTVIIANHATLLLGFIVPFAVISICYIFVVRSLLKLRXFEGRTKSHFKKSMSLVVIVLSIFLVCFLPYHVMRTVFLEAEMQVRDKGYGDSCRYIERVRQAAVITLCLAAGNSCLDPLLYFFVGENFRVFCQGAYKEMEAKSLAKTEGKRKVPTTKLQEGTRPTTELQEGTRPTTELQEGTRPTTELQEGTRPTTELQEGTRPTTELQEGTRPTTELQEGTRPTTELQEGTRPTTELQELNTPNSSRSDS, from the coding sequence ATGGAAGATGGAAACGTGTCCTCTAACTGCTCCATCAGCATGTTCAAACACAGAGTCTACCCACCCATATACCTCGTCATCTTCCTCCTCGGCCTCACCTTCAACCTCGTCTCCCTCTGGTTCTTCGTCGGTGTCTGGAGAAGTAAGAAAAGGTTTACTCCTGTCAACCTGTACATGGTSAAYCTgctggtgtcagacttgatgctgGTGTGCTCCCTGCCACTCCGGGCCTTCTACTACTTCATGGAATCTAGCTGGGTGTTTGGAGACATCGCCTGTCGAGTTATGTCCTACATCTTCTACATCAACATGTACGGGAGCATCTACTTCCTCATGGTGCTGAGTGTGGTTCGTTTTGTGGCAATCACCCAGCCGTACAGGTATATGAGCATGCAGAATAGCCGTAATTCCTGGCTGGTGTGTATTTTAGTCTGGCTGCTGGTGTCGCTAGCCTCCATCCCTATGCTGACTTCAGGGACCGTCATAGATGCTTCTGGTAGAACCAGGTGCTTGGAGCTTAATCCAGAATACAAACTCATTCAGATCCGCACGGTGATCATAGCTAACCATGCCACCTTACTTCTGGGCTTCATTGTGCCCTTTGCAGTGATCTCTATCTGTTATATATTTGTGGTGCGTAGCCTGCTGAAGCTGAGGARGTTTGAAGGAAGGACGAAATCCCACTTCAAGAAGTCCATGTCCCTAGTTGTAATAGTCCTTAGCATCTTCCTGGTGTGTTTCCTGCCCTACCACGTCATGCGGACTGTATTCCTGGAAGCTGAGATGCAGGTGAGGGATAAAGGGTATGGAGATTCCTGTAGGTACATAGAGCGTGTACGCCAAGCAGCTGTGATCACTCTGTGTCTCGCAGCGGGGAACAGCTGCTTGGATCCACTCCTTTATTTCTTCGTTGGAGAGAACTTCAGGGTTTTCTGTCAGGGTGCTTACAAGGAGATGGAGGCAAAGTCATTGGCTAAgacggagggaaagaggaaggttCCGACGACAAAGCTACAGGAAGGGACACGTCCGACGACAGAGCTACAGGAAGGGACACGTCCGACGACAGAGCTACAGGAAGGGACACGTCCGACGACAGAGCTACAGGAAGGGACACGTCCGACGACAGAGCTACAGGAAGGGACACGTCCGACGACAGAGCTACAGGAAGGGACACGTCCGACGACAGAGCTACAGGAAGGGACACGTCCGACGACAGAGCTACAGGAAGGGACACGTCCGACGACAGAGCTACAGGAactaaacactccaaacagctcCAGATCTGATAGTTAG